In Streptomyces liangshanensis, the DNA window ACTGGGTCGCGGTCGCCAGCAGGCCGCCCGCGAGGCCCTGTTCCTCCGGGGCCACCCCGTCGGTCGCCGCGATGGTCAGCGGACCGTACGCCAGCGCGAACGCCGTACCGGTCAGGATCAGGGTCGGGAACATCGCCCCGTACGACCAGTGCGCGCCCACGGGCAGGAACAGCCCGTACGACACGGTCGCCAGCACGAACCCGCCGAGGATGACCCGTACGGTCCCGAACCGGCCCACCAGGCGCGGGGTGAGCGTCGGCGCGAGGACGGCGTCGATGCCGAGGACCACCAGGGCCAGCGCGGTCTCCAGGGCGGACCAGCCGCGCAGCTCCTGGAGGTAGAGCGTCAGGATGAACTGGAAGCCGAAGAACGACCCCACGAACAGCAGCGCCCCCAGGTCGGCCCGTACCGTCGCCGCCCGCCGGAGGATGCCGAGGCGCACCAGCGGGGCCGTGGCGCGCCGCTCGACCACGGTGAACAGCCACACGAGCAGCGCCCCGGCGGCGAACACGCCCAGGGTCAGGCCCAGGCCCGAGCCGCCGTGCTCCAGCCGGACGATCCCGTACGCGAGCAGCAGCATCGCCCCGGCCGCCGTCGCCGCGCCCGCCGGGTCGAAGCCCCCGGGCCCCCGTACCGGAGGCGTGTCGGCGGCCGAGCGCGGCAGGACCCGTACGGCCGCGAGCAGCAGGGCGCCCGCCAGGGCGACCGGGGCGAAGAACACCCAGCGCCAGCCCAGTTCGGTGAGCAGGCCGCCGATGACCAGGCCGAGCGAGAAGCCGCCGCCGGCCGTGCCGGCGAAGACGAGGAGCGCCTTGTTGCGCCGCGGGCCCTCCTCGTACGACGTGGTGATGATCGACATCGCGGCGGGCGTCATGAAGGCGGCGGCCACACCGGTGACGAAGCGGGCGACGATCAGCGTCCAGCCCTCGGTGGCGAAGCCGCCCACGCCGGAGAAGAGGAGGAAGACCGTGAGCCACCCGAGGAACATCCGGCGGCGGCCGAGGAGGTCGGCCGCGCGCCCGCCGAGCAGGGTGAAGCCGGCGTAGCCGAGGACGTATCCGCTGACCACCCAGGCCGCCGTGCCGGTCGACAGGCCGAGGTCGGCGCGGATGGAGGGGACGGCCACGGCGAGCATCGCGATGTCGATGCCCTCCAGGAAGATCGTGCCGCAGAGGACCAGCAGGAGGGCCCAGTCCCGCCGGGACAAGGCCGGGGAGGAGGGGGCGGGGGAAGGCATGACGGACTCCTAGGGCAGCGCGAAGCGGCCGACGCGGCAGGAAGGCAGGCAGAGGGGCTGGGCGCGAGGGGGGGAAGGGAAGGGAAGAAGGCGGTTACCGGACCGGGGGTCGGTTCCTTCTTGTTACCACCCAGATCCTGCGGCACCATGGCACGCCATGGAAGAAGGCACTTCGAAGTCACCGACGCACTGCGGCGGCACCGGCCCCTCGTTCGACTACGGCGACGCGGATCCCTTCCAGTGGGACACCCGCGAGGACTGCGAGGTGCGGCAGATCCTCGACCGGATCGGCGACAAGTGGTCGCTGCTGGTGATCGCCCTGCTGGACCTGCGCAGACTGCGCTTCACGGAGTTGCGCCGGGAGATCGACGGCATCAGTCAGCGCATGCTCACCGTCACGCTGCGCCAGCTGGAGCGGGACGGGCTGGTGGAGCGGACGGTGTACGCGGTGGTGCCGCCCCGGGTGGAGTACGAGCTGACCCCGCTGGGCCGCACGCTGCACACGACGATCCGCGCGCTGGTGTCGTGGACCGAGGAGCACCGCTCGGAGGTCGCGGCGGCGAGGCAGGCGTACGACGCGCGGACGCCGGCGCCCGGTTCGCTGTCCGCGTCCGCGTGACGTCACGTACCGGGAACGGGCCGACGGGCCGCCCGGGTGGTTCCGGGCGGCCCGTCGGGTGTCATTCCGCTGCCTGCGTGCGCGGGTGACGATCCGTCACCAGGTCGTGGGCGCCGGGGGTACGACCACCGGCGGGCGGTCGTCGCAGGTGATGGTGTTCGGGAGTTCCCAGGGGGCCAGCCAGGGGCCCGTGGTGCCGCCGCCGTCGTTGCCGCCCAGGTCGGTCAGGGCGAACTCCGAGCCCGCCGGGGTGAAGTTGAACGAGCCGCAGTTGTTGACGCCCACCGCGCCGACGTTGCGGGCG includes these proteins:
- a CDS encoding winged helix-turn-helix transcriptional regulator, which codes for MEEGTSKSPTHCGGTGPSFDYGDADPFQWDTREDCEVRQILDRIGDKWSLLVIALLDLRRLRFTELRREIDGISQRMLTVTLRQLERDGLVERTVYAVVPPRVEYELTPLGRTLHTTIRALVSWTEEHRSEVAAARQAYDARTPAPGSLSASA
- a CDS encoding MFS transporter; amino-acid sequence: MPSPAPSSPALSRRDWALLLVLCGTIFLEGIDIAMLAVAVPSIRADLGLSTGTAAWVVSGYVLGYAGFTLLGGRAADLLGRRRMFLGWLTVFLLFSGVGGFATEGWTLIVARFVTGVAAAFMTPAAMSIITTSYEEGPRRNKALLVFAGTAGGGFSLGLVIGGLLTELGWRWVFFAPVALAGALLLAAVRVLPRSAADTPPVRGPGGFDPAGAATAAGAMLLLAYGIVRLEHGGSGLGLTLGVFAAGALLVWLFTVVERRATAPLVRLGILRRAATVRADLGALLFVGSFFGFQFILTLYLQELRGWSALETALALVVLGIDAVLAPTLTPRLVGRFGTVRVILGGFVLATVSYGLFLPVGAHWSYGAMFPTLILTGTAFALAYGPLTIAATDGVAPEEQGLAGGLLATATQFGSAVGISAVTAVYGIAVAGGDGSAADTLGAYRAALVVPVVMVALGAVVTATGLRAPRPPAPPATAGRQEAGSTAP